The Sphingobacterium bambusae genome includes a window with the following:
- a CDS encoding Fur family transcriptional regulator, whose amino-acid sequence MNKKENKIYIQARNILDQYLDAHKYRKTSERYAILEEIYSRKDHFDVETFYIEMKNKGFKVSRATVYNTMELFSVCGLVKHKHFGDNLTFYEKAIGQQQHDHIICTDCGKVVEFSDPRIKEIQTTVSSLLSFEIKYHNLNLYASCRGCPIKPQ is encoded by the coding sequence ATGAATAAAAAGGAGAACAAAATTTATATACAGGCGCGAAATATTTTAGATCAATATTTGGACGCGCATAAGTATCGAAAAACTTCCGAGCGTTACGCTATCCTCGAAGAAATCTACTCGCGCAAAGATCATTTTGATGTGGAGACATTTTATATTGAAATGAAAAATAAGGGCTTTAAGGTCAGTAGAGCTACGGTGTACAACACGATGGAACTGTTTAGTGTTTGCGGACTTGTTAAGCATAAGCATTTTGGTGATAACCTCACTTTCTACGAGAAAGCGATAGGTCAGCAGCAACACGATCACATCATCTGTACAGATTGTGGTAAAGTCGTCGAGTTTAGTGATCCGAGAATCAAGGAGATCCAGACTACAGTAAGTTCATTGTTATCCTTTGAGATTAAGTACCATAACCTGAATCTTTACGCCAGTTGCCGCGGTTGCCCTATCAAGCCACAGTAG